Proteins encoded within one genomic window of Dyadobacter chenhuakuii:
- a CDS encoding calcium:proton antiporter — protein MKKIFQWSYIAPVIAWIFYLVLPIGSGFLVNSLAVVALIAGVFSAVHHAEVVAHKVGEPYGTIILAVAVTLLEASIIVSLMLTGGAGADTYARDTLFAAVMLILNGILGISMFFGALKFKEQSFETKSVTIALVSLVSILVLTLVLPNFTTSIAGPSYSTPQLIAIGVCCLVIYGSFIFTQTVRHRKYFLTEVSGQEKDVSRSEALISLAFLMICLGVVIFLAKNLSPVIESGIVAAGLPTALVGVAIAAVILLPEGIAAIRAARRGQYQTSINLALGSALASIGLSIPTVVIVCTIMDLPLILGLTMKSMVLLVLSIFTVMLSLNKGQTNSLYAIVLLVNLMMYIFTIVFP, from the coding sequence ATGAAAAAAATATTTCAGTGGAGTTACATTGCACCTGTTATTGCCTGGATTTTTTACCTTGTGCTGCCTATTGGTTCAGGCTTTCTGGTCAACTCGTTAGCCGTAGTTGCTTTGATTGCAGGTGTATTTTCAGCCGTGCACCATGCTGAGGTAGTCGCACACAAAGTGGGCGAACCTTATGGAACAATTATCCTTGCAGTAGCGGTAACGCTTTTGGAAGCTTCGATTATCGTATCACTCATGTTGACAGGAGGAGCCGGTGCTGATACTTATGCACGGGACACCCTATTTGCTGCCGTTATGCTTATATTAAATGGCATTCTGGGTATTAGTATGTTTTTTGGTGCATTGAAATTTAAGGAACAGAGTTTTGAAACGAAAAGCGTTACAATTGCATTAGTCAGCCTAGTGTCTATTTTAGTACTTACGCTGGTGTTGCCTAATTTTACCACCAGTATTGCCGGACCTTCCTACAGCACGCCTCAGCTAATCGCCATTGGCGTTTGCTGCCTGGTCATTTACGGGTCTTTTATATTTACGCAAACCGTCAGGCACCGTAAGTATTTTCTAACAGAAGTCTCAGGCCAGGAAAAAGATGTTTCTAGAAGCGAAGCCCTGATAAGCCTAGCTTTTTTAATGATATGTTTAGGCGTAGTTATTTTCCTGGCCAAAAACCTTTCTCCTGTAATTGAAAGCGGAATTGTTGCAGCCGGCTTACCCACGGCACTGGTGGGTGTGGCTATTGCAGCTGTTATTTTACTACCAGAAGGCATAGCTGCTATCCGTGCGGCAAGACGTGGCCAATATCAGACAAGCATCAATCTCGCATTAGGCTCAGCCTTAGCAAGTATAGGGCTAAGTATTCCTACTGTGGTCATTGTTTGTACAATAATGGATTTACCACTTATCCTCGGTCTGACCATGAAATCCATGGTCCTGCTAGTTCTTTCAATTTTCACGGTAATGCTATCGCTTAATAAGGGACAAACGAACAGCTTATATGCTATTGTGCTTTTGGTCAATCTGATGATGTATATCTTTACAATCGTATTTCCTTGA
- a CDS encoding MFS transporter, with the protein MSNQQTIAGSTNAFPWLIMILMSSVTFVGILSELMPSGVMPQINSDLNISELQGGNLVGYYAIASAIFAIPLVAVTLKFNRKILILILLAGFAASNIMVGILANYTIIIILRIIGGICAGVMWPMIAAYGMRLVNHEHHGKAIAVIMAGNTLGISAGMPSITFIGNRYGWRAAFIALGIIIIAIAVTCAVALPFTPGEKLTRSSSPFSLFKIPSVLTVLLLTLLGVMAHYGVYVYITRLVDEIELLGGIESALLLFGSGSLISVLLAIKYIDKHLRLLTTAMFALVIFSMLVLLLFGRKTLVAHVAFFLWGLSFGPLVTLLQAAVSRQVESGKDVATSVQSSAFNLSIMIATSAAGVLLGSYSPMSLTYFAIVLAIPGMIISIFAKKALD; encoded by the coding sequence TTGAGCAATCAACAAACGATAGCCGGAAGTACAAATGCGTTTCCCTGGCTGATCATGATTTTGATGTCGTCTGTAACATTTGTCGGGATTCTTTCTGAGTTAATGCCATCCGGTGTGATGCCGCAAATAAATTCCGATTTAAATATCAGTGAGCTACAAGGAGGTAATCTGGTAGGCTACTACGCAATTGCGTCCGCTATCTTTGCCATCCCACTTGTTGCGGTAACCCTGAAATTTAACCGCAAAATCTTGATATTGATTTTGCTCGCCGGATTTGCTGCTTCCAATATCATGGTCGGCATTTTAGCCAATTATACTATCATCATTATCCTAAGGATCATAGGCGGTATTTGTGCCGGCGTGATGTGGCCCATGATAGCGGCCTACGGGATGCGCCTAGTCAACCATGAGCATCATGGAAAAGCGATTGCCGTGATTATGGCTGGAAATACCTTGGGTATTAGTGCAGGAATGCCGTCTATAACATTTATTGGCAACCGATACGGGTGGCGGGCAGCATTTATCGCACTTGGGATAATTATTATCGCCATTGCTGTGACATGTGCTGTTGCATTACCATTTACACCCGGCGAGAAACTTACCAGAAGTTCATCGCCTTTTTCCCTGTTCAAAATTCCGTCGGTATTGACAGTCCTACTGCTCACCCTTCTTGGCGTAATGGCCCACTATGGTGTATATGTATATATTACCAGGCTTGTTGATGAAATTGAATTGCTAGGTGGAATAGAAAGTGCCTTACTACTTTTTGGATCAGGGTCTTTGATTTCAGTATTGCTGGCCATAAAATACATCGACAAACATTTGAGGCTGCTTACCACAGCGATGTTTGCACTCGTAATTTTTTCTATGCTTGTTCTATTGCTATTTGGTAGAAAGACATTAGTAGCTCATGTTGCATTCTTTTTATGGGGACTTTCCTTTGGTCCATTAGTGACCTTACTGCAGGCAGCCGTAAGCAGGCAGGTAGAAAGTGGAAAAGACGTTGCCACTTCGGTTCAATCTTCTGCGTTTAATTTATCTATTATGATCGCAACTTCCGCAGCAGGTGTATTGCTCGGAAGTTATTCTCCCATGAGCTTGACATATTTTGCAATCGTTTTAGCAATTCCAGGTATGATCATTTCCATTTTTGCAAAAAAGGCACTAGATTAA
- a CDS encoding Crp/Fnr family transcriptional regulator, producing the protein MYEVFFSKFNEKVQLSESEEYAMKQFLTPKKLRKRQYLLQEGDICKTVAFIEKGAMRSYIVDSNGQEHIFSFALEGWAIGDLSSFLTEQISTQNIDALEDCELVLISKSAHDQMLISVPKYATFFRILMTEAYIALQKRTLSIISMSLDDRYKSFIDQYPDIVQRVPQHMIASHMGLSPETLSRIRSRIGKSQ; encoded by the coding sequence ATGTATGAGGTGTTTTTCAGCAAATTCAACGAGAAGGTACAACTGAGCGAATCAGAAGAATATGCCATGAAACAATTTCTGACGCCGAAAAAACTGCGGAAGCGTCAATACCTGCTACAGGAAGGAGATATCTGCAAGACTGTAGCATTTATAGAAAAGGGAGCTATGCGCAGTTACATTGTGGATTCTAATGGACAAGAGCACATTTTTTCATTTGCGCTGGAAGGATGGGCGATCGGCGATCTATCCAGTTTCCTGACTGAGCAGATCTCAACGCAGAATATAGATGCCCTCGAAGACTGCGAGCTAGTTTTGATCAGTAAGTCTGCACATGACCAGATGCTGATTTCGGTGCCCAAGTACGCAACATTTTTCAGGATATTAATGACCGAGGCCTACATTGCACTCCAGAAAAGAACGCTGAGCATTATCAGTATGTCTCTGGATGATCGATATAAATCTTTTATTGACCAATACCCTGACATTGTCCAGCGTGTCCCCCAACATATGATTGCCTCTCACATGGGACTTTCCCCCGAAACATTGAGTAGGATCCGCAGCAGGATCGGTAAAAGTCAATAG
- a CDS encoding NADPH-dependent F420 reductase translates to MNTKQTIAIIGATGNVGTFISKSLSKGNYRLLLLGNHPDKLEALYEEIRNASPEADIEIYGCPTEASWEADIIILAVPYGSQQEITEKIREVANQKMVISIANPLNESYDSFATVSGTRAAEELQKLLPNSKVVKAFNIVFAAAFAKPILVGMKAVSFIA, encoded by the coding sequence ATGAACACGAAACAGACCATTGCGATCATAGGTGCCACCGGGAATGTGGGCACCTTCATTTCCAAAAGCCTGTCAAAAGGCAACTATCGTTTACTGCTGCTAGGTAATCATCCAGATAAACTGGAAGCTTTATATGAGGAGATTAGAAACGCGAGTCCTGAGGCTGATATCGAAATTTACGGATGTCCGACAGAGGCATCCTGGGAGGCCGACATCATTATCCTGGCCGTTCCTTATGGATCTCAACAGGAAATTACGGAGAAAATCCGGGAAGTTGCCAATCAGAAGATGGTCATAAGCATTGCTAACCCGTTAAACGAATCCTATGACAGTTTTGCGACCGTCTCTGGTACGCGTGCCGCAGAAGAACTGCAAAAATTGCTGCCCAATTCGAAAGTTGTCAAAGCCTTCAATATAGTATTTGCGGCTGCCTTTGCCAAGCCTATCCTTGTAGGCATGAAGGCCGTTTCATTCATTGCCTGA
- the ygiD gene encoding 4,5-DOPA-extradiol-dioxygenase, which translates to MTTLAAFKHFTNELPDQQRPMPVLFIGHGSPMNGIEDTAFSRRWIQMAKEIPTPAAVLVVSAHWFTNGTKITAMDFPQTIHDFGGFPPALFAVQYPAPGNPALAKEAAGLIRSAKVELNHDWGLDHGTWTVVRHMYPEAKIPVLQLSIDYTKGPQFHYDLARELMALRKKGVLIIGSGNMVHNLRMVAWDKLSVQGYGYDWALQINEQFKALIQENDHKPLINYSQLGREAALAIPTPEHYLPLMYTLGLKAGKEPVSFFNDQAVGGSLTMTSVKIG; encoded by the coding sequence ATGACAACATTAGCAGCATTCAAACATTTTACAAATGAGCTTCCAGACCAGCAGCGACCGATGCCGGTCCTGTTTATAGGCCACGGCTCACCGATGAACGGCATTGAAGACACTGCGTTTAGCAGAAGGTGGATACAAATGGCCAAAGAAATCCCTACGCCAGCTGCCGTGCTGGTGGTATCGGCGCACTGGTTTACGAACGGCACCAAGATTACAGCAATGGATTTTCCTCAAACAATTCATGATTTTGGAGGATTTCCGCCGGCACTTTTTGCCGTACAATATCCTGCGCCGGGCAATCCAGCACTAGCCAAAGAAGCTGCCGGGCTCATTCGTTCCGCAAAAGTGGAGCTTAATCATGACTGGGGACTTGACCACGGCACCTGGACGGTGGTAAGACATATGTATCCGGAGGCTAAAATTCCAGTGCTTCAACTTAGCATTGATTACACCAAAGGGCCTCAATTCCATTATGACCTGGCAAGGGAATTAATGGCGCTACGAAAAAAGGGAGTGCTGATCATTGGTAGCGGAAATATGGTGCACAATCTGAGAATGGTAGCCTGGGACAAGCTTAGCGTGCAGGGTTATGGATATGACTGGGCGTTGCAAATCAATGAGCAATTCAAAGCTCTGATCCAGGAAAATGACCACAAGCCATTGATCAATTACAGTCAGTTAGGAAGAGAGGCCGCACTGGCCATACCGACTCCGGAGCATTACCTTCCTCTGATGTATACATTGGGCTTAAAGGCGGGAAAGGAACCTGTTTCTTTTTTCAACGACCAGGCCGTTGGCGGTTCACTGACAATGACGTCTGTTAAAATTGGCTAG
- a CDS encoding efflux RND transporter periplasmic adaptor subunit, whose protein sequence is MNQRIQLSLTGLSLTFVLFLSCQDKKQGSGNVAEQIKDYPVLTITQRTITLNSEFPATIEGQQDIEIRPKIDGFIEKIFVDEGATVKKGQALFKINAPQYEQEVRTAQANIKIAEADVNAAQMGVNKVKPLVEKNIISKYELESAQFTMQAKQAALAQAFAALSNARTNLGYTTIASPANGIVGLIPYKIGSLVNSNTPEPLTTVSNIGNIYAYFSINEKQVLAFSKNTKGNTTKARIATMPSVSLVLANGAVFAEKGRITTTSGSINTETGSIRVRATFPNPGSIIRSGSSATVRIPSRLDSAIVIPQKSTYEIQGKKFVYRVSADGTVKSAEVGVLDNNDGQFFVAQTGLAVGDKIILEGVASLREGAKVISRPVKADSVYAKNL, encoded by the coding sequence ATGAATCAAAGGATACAGCTCTCACTAACTGGTTTGTCATTGACGTTCGTCCTTTTCTTGTCCTGTCAGGACAAAAAGCAGGGCAGTGGGAATGTGGCGGAGCAAATCAAGGACTATCCGGTCCTGACGATTACACAAAGAACGATCACATTAAATAGCGAATTCCCGGCAACCATCGAAGGGCAGCAGGATATTGAGATCCGTCCGAAAATTGATGGATTTATAGAAAAGATTTTCGTTGATGAAGGTGCTACTGTGAAAAAAGGGCAAGCGCTGTTTAAAATCAATGCCCCTCAATATGAACAGGAAGTAAGGACTGCACAGGCCAATATTAAAATCGCAGAAGCAGACGTCAATGCCGCGCAAATGGGTGTCAATAAGGTGAAGCCATTGGTCGAAAAGAACATTATCAGTAAATACGAACTTGAATCAGCGCAGTTTACCATGCAAGCAAAACAAGCGGCGCTGGCACAGGCTTTCGCTGCGCTTTCCAATGCGCGTACCAATTTGGGCTATACTACCATTGCAAGCCCTGCAAATGGCATTGTTGGCTTAATTCCTTATAAAATCGGCAGCCTTGTCAATAGTAATACACCCGAACCATTAACCACAGTTTCAAACATTGGCAACATATACGCCTATTTCTCGATCAATGAAAAACAGGTTTTAGCATTCTCCAAAAACACGAAGGGCAATACAACGAAAGCCCGGATCGCGACAATGCCATCTGTATCCCTGGTTTTAGCGAATGGAGCCGTTTTTGCTGAAAAAGGCCGGATTACAACGACCAGCGGTTCTATCAATACAGAGACAGGCTCCATTAGGGTGCGGGCAACTTTTCCAAATCCCGGAAGTATTATACGCAGTGGGAGCAGTGCTACTGTCCGCATTCCTTCCCGGCTTGATTCGGCCATTGTCATCCCGCAAAAGTCGACCTACGAAATACAAGGGAAAAAGTTTGTGTACCGTGTTTCGGCAGACGGCACCGTTAAGAGTGCGGAAGTTGGCGTGCTGGACAATAATGATGGACAGTTCTTTGTTGCCCAAACCGGCCTTGCCGTAGGGGACAAGATTATCCTGGAAGGGGTAGCGTCGTTACGGGAAGGGGCAAAGGTCATTTCCAGACCAGTAAAAGCGGACAGTGTTTACGCCAAAAACTTGTAG